The following coding sequences lie in one Prochlorococcus marinus XMU1412 genomic window:
- the rsmG gene encoding 16S rRNA (guanine(527)-N(7))-methyltransferase RsmG, which translates to MKKQNIPKEILSLITEEEINLFQELQIKIKELNNKTNLTRLTDGNDYWVSQVFDSIWPFKAFTNINFDNKKFLDIGSGCGFPGLAYAITHPNSEIYLIDSLKKKTDAIKILVEQINFKNNIHVINDRVENLAHLSSMRNNFNIATTRAVSNPSTVSEYILPMLKKEGFGVLYCGKWTNQESKNLDKTLEILEGKVKDKKAILLPRNKGTRNIILIQPKNSCPEIYPRKVGKPEKNPL; encoded by the coding sequence ATGAAAAAACAAAACATTCCAAAAGAAATTCTTTCCTTAATAACTGAAGAAGAAATAAATTTATTTCAAGAGTTACAAATTAAAATTAAAGAATTAAATAATAAGACCAATCTCACAAGATTAACTGATGGTAATGATTATTGGGTATCCCAAGTTTTTGACAGCATTTGGCCATTCAAAGCTTTCACGAATATTAATTTTGATAATAAAAAATTTTTAGATATTGGATCAGGATGTGGCTTCCCAGGTTTAGCTTATGCAATAACTCATCCTAATTCTGAGATATACCTAATTGATTCTTTGAAAAAGAAAACAGATGCAATAAAAATTTTGGTTGAGCAGATCAATTTCAAAAACAATATTCATGTAATCAATGATCGTGTTGAGAATTTAGCCCACCTATCGTCAATGAGAAATAATTTTAATATTGCAACAACTAGAGCGGTTAGTAACCCATCAACAGTTTCAGAATATATACTACCAATGTTAAAAAAAGAAGGGTTTGGAGTTTTATATTGTGGAAAATGGACGAATCAAGAAAGCAAAAATCTAGATAAAACTTTAGAAATATTAGAAGGGAAAGTTAAAGATAAAAAAGCGATACTATTACCAAGAAATAAGGGCACCCGAAATATTATTCTTATTCAACCAAAGAATTCTTGTCCTGAAATTTATCCAAGAAAAGTTGGCAAACCTGAAAAAAATCCATTATGA
- a CDS encoding ferredoxin, which yields MDFTDPFHNTEENIEITGYEPVLGGQLAEKAVWVDEAKCIGCQYCVHVASNTFTVDEFHGRSRAIRQDGDSSDVIQEAIDTCPVDCIHWVKFEELDDLENSLDRDMFQTFGKPPRINKH from the coding sequence ATGGATTTTACGGATCCATTTCATAATACTGAAGAAAATATTGAGATTACAGGCTATGAGCCCGTTTTAGGTGGTCAGTTAGCAGAAAAAGCTGTATGGGTTGATGAAGCAAAGTGTATTGGTTGTCAGTACTGTGTTCACGTCGCTTCGAACACTTTCACTGTTGATGAATTTCATGGTAGAAGTCGAGCTATTAGGCAAGATGGAGATAGTTCTGATGTCATACAAGAAGCAATAGATACATGCCCTGTTGATTGTATTCATTGGGTCAAATTTGAAGAATTAGATGATTTAGAGAATAGTCTTGATAGAGATATGTTTCAAACATTTGGAAAGCCACCGAGAATTAATAAGCACTAA
- a CDS encoding DUF2997 domain-containing protein has product MPQKTLRFKIHQDGRVEETVEGFTGNSCNEATRNLEESLGKVTVKNKTSDAFISNQSENLTQLNNESNVTL; this is encoded by the coding sequence ATGCCTCAAAAAACATTGAGATTCAAAATTCATCAAGACGGAAGAGTTGAAGAGACTGTTGAGGGATTTACTGGTAATTCATGCAATGAAGCTACAAGAAATCTTGAAGAGTCTCTCGGTAAAGTAACAGTTAAAAATAAAACTTCTGATGCTTTCATCTCTAATCAAAGTGAAAACTTAACACAATTAAATAACGAATCTAATGTCACACTTTAG
- a CDS encoding DUF1257 domain-containing protein gives MSHFSTIKTQLKEVEPLIKALNHFGYSINQEEKFVKGYKGQFTAVDISMNLPGDTQVGFKWDNNSNAYELVTDLDLWKFEIPVERFISKVTQMYAYQTIISKTQEDGYQIVEQKNKNDGSIELVLTKWEN, from the coding sequence ATGTCACACTTTAGTACAATTAAAACTCAGCTCAAAGAAGTAGAGCCATTAATTAAGGCTTTGAATCATTTTGGTTATAGTATTAATCAAGAAGAAAAGTTTGTAAAAGGATATAAAGGTCAATTCACAGCAGTTGATATAAGTATGAATTTACCTGGTGATACCCAAGTTGGATTTAAATGGGATAACAATTCTAATGCATATGAATTAGTTACTGATCTCGATCTATGGAAATTTGAGATTCCAGTAGAAAGATTTATCTCAAAAGTTACACAAATGTATGCTTACCAAACAATCATTTCAAAAACACAAGAAGATGGATATCAAATCGTAGAGCAAAAAAATAAAAATGATGGTTCTATTGAATTGGTCTTAACCAAATGGGAAAACTAA
- a CDS encoding aldo/keto reductase, which produces MQYRRFGRTNLKIPVLSLGCMRFQKSWDQLDFSEVSYEEQNKVENILDLATQYGLSHVETAKYYGTSEVQLGMCFKNTKKIPNIIQTKIPPNSDPEIFKRDVLSSIEKLKVKKIDLLAIHGINTAEHLHQAIRDGGCIDILRNFQKENLIGSIGFSTHGESSLIEKAISTNLFDYVNLHWYFINQENTKVINLANKHDLGVFIISPTDKGGHLHTPSRKMLEFCKPLHPIVFNDLFCLRNQNVHTLSVGIAKETDFALHLEAVSLLSESEKYVPKIINKLRQESIHSLGLEWHENWNRNLPSWEYTPGNINIPILLWLSNLIDWLGMEGYARARYQLLGNGSHWFPGFNANLLDVDVSEGQLLKVLEGHINPKKVIKKLRNLKEKFGDKNAKRLSRK; this is translated from the coding sequence ATGCAATATCGTAGATTTGGTAGAACCAATCTGAAGATTCCTGTTTTATCTTTAGGTTGTATGAGATTTCAAAAAAGTTGGGATCAATTAGATTTTTCTGAGGTTTCATACGAAGAACAAAATAAAGTAGAAAATATATTAGATCTTGCAACACAATATGGCTTAAGTCATGTAGAAACCGCCAAGTACTATGGTACTTCTGAGGTGCAATTAGGGATGTGTTTTAAGAATACTAAGAAAATCCCAAATATAATCCAAACAAAGATTCCACCAAATAGTGATCCGGAAATTTTTAAGCGAGATGTATTATCTAGTATTGAAAAATTGAAAGTTAAAAAAATTGATTTGTTAGCAATACATGGTATCAATACTGCTGAACATTTACATCAGGCTATTCGAGATGGAGGTTGCATTGATATTTTGAGGAATTTTCAAAAAGAAAATTTAATTGGATCTATTGGATTTTCAACCCATGGAGAATCTTCACTTATAGAAAAGGCCATATCAACAAACTTATTTGATTATGTAAATTTGCACTGGTATTTCATTAATCAGGAAAATACAAAGGTTATTAATTTAGCCAATAAGCATGATCTTGGGGTTTTCATAATAAGTCCTACTGATAAAGGGGGACATCTTCATACTCCCTCGAGAAAAATGTTGGAATTTTGTAAACCACTTCATCCTATAGTTTTTAATGATCTTTTTTGCTTAAGAAATCAAAATGTCCATACTTTGAGTGTCGGCATTGCCAAAGAGACAGATTTTGCTCTGCATTTAGAAGCTGTCTCGTTGTTATCAGAATCTGAGAAGTATGTGCCTAAGATAATTAACAAATTAAGGCAGGAATCAATTCATTCCTTAGGTTTAGAGTGGCATGAAAATTGGAATAGAAATTTACCAAGTTGGGAATATACTCCGGGAAATATTAATATTCCTATTCTTCTTTGGCTTTCAAATTTAATTGATTGGTTGGGTATGGAAGGATATGCAAGAGCTAGATATCAATTGCTTGGTAATGGAAGCCACTGGTTCCCAGGATTCAACGCGAATTTACTAGATGTAGATGTTTCTGAAGGGCAATTATTGAAAGTATTAGAAGGTCATATAAATCCAAAAAAAGTTATAAAAAAATTGAGAAATTTAAAAGAAAAGTTTGGAGATAAGAATGCTAAAAGATTATCAAGAAAATAA